The region aTTTGTATAACATTTTCATTTTATaaatcgaattacctatatatcgcaAATTTTTGCGATCCCCTTCATATTGGATATATCGGGCTTCGACTGTATTCCGGTAACCATAGTTCgttgtttattttattgcgagaCACAATTGACCGCCTCAAAACCATCGTTCATGGCACGAGAGCGCTCTTCTTTGCCAGGCGACAGATGCGAGGGCAGTGGCGCCTAGCTTCATCTTCCAGCGCAGAGCCAGCGCTGGCACAGTCAGCGATCGAAGGGTGGCGTCGCACATTCACTACATAGCTACTCGCGGCTGCACTCGAGTTGAAGTCCCGGATGGCGTCGGCGGCCGCACCGTGGCGCGTCCGGTTATGCGCGTCGAAGAAGGCCTCGCGCGGCAGAACAGTGACCCGGGAGCGGCCGTCGGCGCAGCGCAGTTCGCGCGCCGGTGCGAACTCCACGGAGCCGTGACGTTCACAGACGTAGTGGTCACGCAGGGTCCGCACTATGGCGTCGGAGACCGAGTGCACCAGGTGTCGGGAGTCGTGGTACTGCCGTGCCATTTCCTCCATGCAAAGCTGCGGCCAATACGGGCAGGGCGGATTGCGTTGCAGATATGTACACAAATTTCGTTATGATCGTCGTCAGCGTATTTTTGTGTCCGCGGCAGAATGAAGGCCTCTCTCGGTGATCTCCAAGTTGCACCTGTCTCGCCTCAGCTGACTATCTTATATAGGCCTGCAAATGTTCCGGTTTGACCGCACTTCCTAAAGCTTTTCGCCTACCTCGACTGCGCCTGCTTTTCTTGgcccccattctgtaactatgatagaccaccggttattaaatggcctgcccaactccgtTTATTCATTTCGGGATTCGTGCAtgttcactgaaaaaaaaagaaaatatgtgcACGTACGAGTGACGATGACAGGACCCCCACATTCCTGTCGTTTTTGTTTTATTCGCCTTGTGGCAGTGTTCCCCCCTATTATGATGATTATTTTTTATCCCTGCAAATTTTCACAATCATGATTAGTATCCTTAGTTTGAAAGGTCGACTAATAGTTCAGAAGTCTTGTTAACAGGCCAGGTTGTTGATTTCTTTCATGCATATGGTCTTTACATCCTATCGTAGTCTTTTACTGGCTGAGTACCTCATTAACAAGCCTTTAGTCGTCTTTAGCACAGATGAGAAGGCCAGTGTAAGGCGAAAACAAAGAAGTAGGACGCATTAATTCATTTATCTCGGCATCCTTTTTTATTAAGACATGCAGTGGAAATGTCCCGTTACAAAGGTTCGTTGTTGTTTACCTCATTATCATCATATTTTACTCGAAGAGCTTGCATGTTTCCAGTCGAATAATCTTCGTATATCATATCTGGAATTTATTCATAGCCATTTAGGTTGTTGCAAGTTTCAGTAAAAATGAAAGTTTTCGCATTTATATTTTGCATTACGCGTACATTGACCAGGAAAATAAACTATACATGTTAATAACTTCCTCTAACGTATAAGAAACGATGACTTTTGCTGGCTTTATTACTGATGACGTATTTTCCTTAAGCTTGGACGAGCTTCTCTGGAAGGCGTTATTCGTTGAAATAGACGTTCGCTTTGGCTGTCTGCAAGCCAGCTAAAATGATTGCCGAAGCGATGCAGGGCAAAAACAAGGAGGCAGCTGCAAGTTCTAAGCCGTACTTGGCTTGTTACTCAATATTTATGTACGCTTGTTCACGTCAGTTTACGATCTACACGGTTAATTTCCACGAGCCTGTGTCCCATGTTTCTCATCGTTGGCTAAGCGTCTTTATTGTACTTTGTGCTTACACGTGCGCATTATCCGCCTACGAAATATAGTCTTTGTACCTGCCGCTTGGTTGTGTGACCCATACGCTATTTTTACACAGCGATTACAGTCCACATGCCGCGCTTTTTGTTTTCTAGATGAATGACTTGATACACAATGCTCCTGTTTGTCTCAGTGAATGCCTTTATAACGACACCCTGGATCTTTTAAGCAACCCTTTTTCACTCACGGAAGCACTATACTCGAACGTTGTTTACCGCGGGACTGCCACCATGGACGTACTATTCTCACGGAATGAAACGCGTCCATTTACACCTAATACGCGTACTTTCCTTTGCGCCATCTCTGATTCGTGTTACATCGGCGCGTAGTTTTGGTTCTTGCGTTTAGAGAGGAGTTCATGTCACATTTAGCGACAAGATCCATGGCAACGTGACGTCGCACTCTCGAATAACTCCGCTTATTAACTGCGCTTATCAGTGTGCCACGCTGATATTCCTAATTCTGACCGAAAATGGCCGAAACATTTTTCAAGACCTTAGTGTAGCCAACATTTCTTACTTCCCCTACCAGAATAAACTCGCTCCAGCTTCTGCTGCCCCACGGATTGTGTACTGCCATCTACCAGAAGCACGACAAAGCAATGAGACAAAACCAGCTCGACCGTTGCGTTCCAAGAAAATGAGGAGTATTGCCGACAAGTTGAGCTCGTCCCTGGCCGATTTCACTAGACGCGCGCGGAGGAACCATGCTCCTCCATGGCACGGAATGGGTTCAAAATGTCCCCGTGGTGTTTCTCTCCT is a window of Dermacentor silvarum isolate Dsil-2018 chromosome 4, BIME_Dsil_1.4, whole genome shotgun sequence DNA encoding:
- the LOC119449037 gene encoding lactosylceramide 4-alpha-galactosyltransferase, with translation MRRYWRAQDPAGEGRLERLSDAVRFALLWKYGGAYADLDVIFRKPLTKLRNCVGERGPEGRDPPVVSGSLLIFERGHPLMELCMEEMARQYHDSRHLVHSVSDAIVRTLRDHYVCERHGSVEFAPARELRCADGRSRVTVLPREAFFDAHNRTRHGAAADAIRDFNSSAAASSYVVNVRRHPSIADCASAGSALEDEARRHCPRICRLAKKSALVP